The nucleotide sequence TAATAGATATCTTTAAGGAACGTGATCTTTAATAtccaaatgattaaaaaaaaataataaacaattttgaCTCTGTACTGTTATCTGTTCTTATAAACACAGAGGTGCTCTCATGACTGCTTATGACTCACAGCCGTCCTCACTCGCACCCACTAGAGGAAACATACGTATCTGGTGTCTGAATGATTTTCTATGAAGTAAGCAAACGGCTGTATCTCGGTCACTCCCACCAGGTGTCCAGCCGGCGGATGCGCACGCGCTGCTTGTAGTGGTACTCCTTCAGGTGCTCCTTCAGAGCGCTGGGCAGCGGGAAGGCGCCGATGCCGTCGTACGTGGTGGTGCTGCTGATGACGGCGCGGCAGATGCGCTGCAGGCTGAAGGGCTGCGAGCGGTGCACGGGGCTGGACAGCAGCGGCTCGAAGAACATGCAGGAGTTGGGGTCCTTGTAGTGCTCCAGCAGGCCGGTGACGGTGGGCGCGTGGAACACGCTGGGGTCGTGCACGTCGAAGCTGAAGTTGTGGTTCCACTGCTCGATGCGCGCGTGCAGGGAGCGGCCGTAGCGGCGGAAGCTGACCGAGAACAGGTAGTCCTCTTGGGCCGAGTCGCGCAGCAGGAAGGTGCCCTCGGGCTTGCCCTCCAGCAGCGTCTCGGCCTCGTAGCGGTCCATCACGCCCCAGTAGCACGGCAGGTTGGTGATGCGCAGCAGATCGGGCACCAGGCAGTGGATGTAGTCGATCTGCGTGTGGATGCGATGATGGAGGCCGTCCTGCGCTTTCGGACTCTCCGGGCGAAGCAGAGTCGGGGACGCCGCGCACAAGTCGAAGTCGGACGCCGACGCGACGACCTCGTCCAGCGTGTCCAGGCACCTCTGCAGGAGCAGCGTGGCCCGCTCGTCTCCGGATAACTCGTTCATTCCGTGAGCCAGCTTGGGTCCGAGTTTGTAGAGCGGGTTGATCTGCGCCGTCACCTCGAAGGTGTGTATCTGGGCGTTGGGCGGCGGCTCGACTCCCTGCTCGATGCTGATCCTCCGTCTCTCTCGCAGGCGGTCCTCCTCGTCCTCGACGGCGCTGCAGACCGGCGCCGCTCCCGACTCCAGGACCGGAGCTTGGGAGATGGGAGCCGTGTGCTGTTTGATGAGGTACCACTTCTGCGCCAGGTCCGAGCCGGCGGGGAACGGACAGCTGTCCAGCATCAGCTCGCTGAGGTGGATCTTGCGGCGGGAGGACGGCGACGGGGACAGGACCTGGCTGTGGGTCTTGATGGGGAAGCACTGGCCGACGGCGTCTTGGATCTTCTGCCGGAGCGTCCTGCTGCCGCCGCCGGACGCCTTGCTCTCCGCGTCCTCGGCGGACACGCGCTCGGACAGCAGGGACTCGCTGGAGGTGTTCAGGAGGTCTCCGTACTCGAAGCCGTCGCTCACGGGCCGCTCCGAGCTCAGGGTGTTCGAGGGCTGGCTCTTCTTCTTGCCCCTGGAGCCCTTGGGCCTGGCCCCGTCTCGTCTCTCCTCGGAGCGGCTCTGGCGCACTTTGGGCCGGGCTCCCCGCTCGCGCTCCTTCCCGCGATCCCCCGCTTCCTCGGGCAGGGACATGACCGCCGCGGTGCCGAGTGTGATCGCTTCAGACCGGAGTCACTGCGCACACGCCGGGCGTGACGAATCAGCAGCCGAATCCATCCGGGCCGCGCTCTCGGTCTGAAGAGAACGAAGGGCAGAAAATCCACGATTAGTGAAGCAAGCGCTCGAACAGCTAGCTTAATCGattagcaaaataaaagttcttgcAGCTCTAGTCACAGTGTTATGGCttgattaaaatacagtgaaaacatgaaatgaagcggtaactaaaaacaaagagtttgttaaaagtgcatttatttaatattcaccgtctctcaaaatagcacactaagtgctaaataataatttttagtatattCATAACTAAACTAGCGtgtgaaaatagagcactttaagtacattatacaagtgtagggtttttttttacctggaaGGACATAAATCTGAAACTTTACCTATgaattaatgctaaaataatatagaaatcaTACTAAAAAACATTAGATGATCAAACATTACGAACGGCTGATCTCATTTAaatcactttgaataaaaggcAAAAGAATAGTTAACATCAAATAAGCA is from Puntigrus tetrazona isolate hp1 unplaced genomic scaffold, ASM1883169v1 S000000150, whole genome shotgun sequence and encodes:
- the socs9 gene encoding suppressor of cytokine signaling 9 yields the protein MSLPEEAGDRGKERERGARPKVRQSRSEERRDGARPKGSRGKKKSQPSNTLSSERPVSDGFEYGDLLNTSSESLLSERVSAEDAESKASGGGSRTLRQKIQDAVGQCFPIKTHSQVLSPSPSSRRKIHLSELMLDSCPFPAGSDLAQKWYLIKQHTAPISQAPVLESGAAPVCSAVEDEEDRLRERRRISIEQGVEPPPNAQIHTFEVTAQINPLYKLGPKLAHGMNELSGDERATLLLQRCLDTLDEVVASASDFDLCAASPTLLRPESPKAQDGLHHRIHTQIDYIHCLVPDLLRITNLPCYWGVMDRYEAETLLEGKPEGTFLLRDSAQEDYLFSVSFRRYGRSLHARIEQWNHNFSFDVHDPSVFHAPTVTGLLEHYKDPNSCMFFEPLLSSPVHRSQPFSLQRICRAVISSTTTYDGIGAFPLPSALKEHLKEYHYKQRVRIRRLDTWWE